In Symphalangus syndactylus isolate Jambi chromosome 15, NHGRI_mSymSyn1-v2.1_pri, whole genome shotgun sequence, the following are encoded in one genomic region:
- the LOC129464004 gene encoding transmembrane protein 272 isoform X27 → MRRLLSKAVVIDDDDDDEYPWRQNAHRYYIHLLLSLFLFLWFILGNYWVFSVYLPDFLPPFQQPQDYCDKTLYLFAVGVLALSHTVLILLLLCSGCVYLCSRWRLAADED, encoded by the coding sequence ATGAGGCGGCTGCTGTCCAAGGCCGTGgtgattgatgatgatgatgatgatgaatacCCCTGGAGGCAGAATGCACACCGATACTACATCCACCTCCTGCTgagcctcttcctcttcctctggtTCATCTTGGGAAACTACTGGGTCTTTTCTGTGTACCTGCCTGATTTTCTTCCCCCTTTCCAGCAGCCTCAGGACTACTGTGACAAAACTCTGTACCTCTTTGCAGTCGGAGTCCTGGCGCTCAGTCACACCGTGCTGATCTTgctcctgctgtgcagcggctGTGTCTACCTGTGCTCCAGGTGGAGACTTGCTGCCGATGAAGACTGA
- the LOC129464004 gene encoding transmembrane protein 272 isoform X26 — protein MPGGLEKTCHQCISKIASNACFVVVLCAFLALPLSMTFIGMKFLEDCPIQPLIPLYLLVGGIIGTLKVSLLLYDSTRMRRLLSKAVVIDDDDDDEYPWRQNAHRYYIHLLLSLFLFLWFILGNYWVFSVYLPDFLPPFQQPQDYCDKTLYLFAVGVLALSHTVLILLLLCSGCVYLCSRWRLAADED, from the exons CCTGCTTCGTTGTTGTGCTCTGCGCTTTCCTGGCTCTGCCGCTGTCCATGACCTTCATAG GAATGAAATTTTTGGAGGACTGCCCTATACAGCCCCTCATTCCTTTATATTTGCTAGTGGGTGGCATCATCGGTACCTTAAAG GTGTCTCTCCTGTTGTACGACTCCACCAGGATGAGGCGGCTGCTGTCCAAGGCCGTGgtgattgatgatgatgatgatgatgaatacCCCTGGAGGCAGAATGCACACCGATACTACATCCACCTCCTGCTgagcctcttcctcttcctctggtTCATCTTGGGAAACTACTGGGTCTTTTCTGTGTACCTGCCTGATTTTCTTCCCCCTTTCCAGCAGCCTCAGGACTACTGTGACAAAACTCTGTACCTCTTTGCAGTCGGAGTCCTGGCGCTCAGTCACACCGTGCTGATCTTgctcctgctgtgcagcggctGTGTCTACCTGTGCTCCAGGTGGAGACTTGCTGCCGATGAAGACTGA